The Neisseria macacae ATCC 33926 genome contains the following window.
ATCGGCGGCAAAGCTGTCGCGCTTGAAGTCGTTGGGATAGGCAATGCGCTGTTGGCGGATGTTGTGCAGTTTTTCGCGGCGCAGGGCGATGATTTGGTTTTCATCCAACTGCGGCTCGGTTTGCGGATTGTTTTGTTCGCTCATGGTGTTTTCCGGAAAAATAAATCAGGCGCAATCTGTTTCAGACGACCTGATTGAATCACAAAATTTGCGCATATTTTACGCGATGTCGGTGTTTTTTTCTATCCGGCTCAAAAGGTCGTCTGAAAAACATCGGGCAGGGGTTTCCGGTCAATCCGTTTGGCGGGAAAAAGATACCTGAAATCAAGTTTGGAAAAACATTTGGCTTTTTTGCTGTTATACTCATTCCATTTATTTCAAATCAATATCTGAAGATTATGTACTGGTCTATTCCCGATATCCCCGATACCATCGTCGCCCGCAAAAACAGCAAGTGGAATACCCCTTGGGTATGGCTGACGGTATTGGCTTTGCTTTTCATTGCGGCGTTGATTGTTGTGTTGTGGCTGAAAATCAGCCCGTTTTATCTGTTGATACCGGTTGGCGTTTGGGGCGCGGCTTTGCTGTACCGCTTTATCTTGTCGATGAACCGCAGCGCGGCAGCAGATGCTTGGGAAACCGAAAAATCGAATATCCGCAAAAAATGGACGGATTGGGCGCAAAGAAGCATCGTATTGGTCGATTCGCATACCATCCTGCCCGACCCCTTGTCGCTGCCGGACGTCATTACCCAAGCCTCAGGCGGACGAAATGCCGATCTTTTTCTGTTTCCGCGTGATGAAGACGAAGACCTGTGGCGCAGCGGCTATCCTTACGTTGCCGAACATTTTTACCAAAAATTGAGCGAATTGGCGGAGTATCGGCAGCCTGTGACCCTGCACATCGATGCGCCGGATGAAGAAGCGTATTTGAACTGGCAGCAAAGATTTGAAGAAATCGCCGAAATGGCGGGTGTCCGCGCGACTATCAAGCCTCTGTCTGATGGCGAAAGTTTGATGGGCGATTGGGTGGAAAACCGCCAGTTTGAAGGCATCCATGTGATTTTTTCGGCATGGCTGAACGAAGACGCTTCAGATGCCGAGTTTACAGAAAACGCAACTTGGCTGGCGTTCGCCTCGCCTTATGCCGCCAAACAGAACAAATTGCCCGTCAAAGCCGTTTTGCAGCGCCCGATTGCCATCTCCCTGTCCGATGAAACGGCACAAAACAAAGCGTTCGGACATTACGCCGATTACGCTTTGAAAAACCGCACCGTCCATGCCGCCTGGTTTACCGCGCCTCCTAAAGATACGCAGCAATACGTCGGCAAACTTCGCCAAGCAGGCGTCAGCTGGAACGATAATTTCGACCTACCCCTGATACACACGCCCGAACCCTATACAGGTCAACTTCCGCGAGAAAGCCACTGGCTAACTTTGGGCTTGATGGCTGAAAACATCGACCAGCAAAACCAATTGTTCGGCTGGCAGAAAGACGGCAATCTGTATATGGGCTGCCTGATTCATCAAAATTCAGTAGCATAAGCCGACTATCTTGTCAGGGTACGAAAGGTCGTCTGAAAACTTGAAGTTTGGGTTTTCAGACGACCTTTTATTGAATCGATACATGCTCGGAACAAACCGAGCCCGTAGCGTGGGCTTTGCCCGCGATATGAATGTACGGATACCGCCCAATTTAGATGGTTAAATGGCAGATTTCGTGGGCTACGGATTGCTGCAACGGCAACCTGTTCCTTCCCCCGTCCGGCGGGGGAAGGTTAGGATGGGGGTGGTTCTATGGCTTTTAGGTAAAATCAAATTAGTTTGCTCCATAGAGTCACCCTCTCCCGCCAAACGAAAGAGGGTGAAGACCGCAGATAAAAACAAGGTCGTCTGAAAACCTGAATCCCAAGTTTTCAGACGACCTCTTTATTTTCAAACCCAACTTACTTGACGCGTCCTGCTTTCAACACGCGTTGGGCGAAGAACACCATGCCTGTGATGAAGAACGCCAGTCCCAGCCATGATGCGGTGGTTTCCCAGTTTTCTAGACCCAGCGCGAGCGGGGCGTCGGAGCCACCGTTGGTCACGGAGAAGGCGATGATGAATGCCATCACTACGCCGACCAGGCTTTCGCCGACAATCAAACCGGCGGAGAACAAGGTTCCGATACGCTCGGCGTTTTTCAGACGACCTTCACGGTTTTCCGCTTTCTTGCCGATGATGTGTTTCAACACCGCCGCCAACACTGCACCGATCACGATGGGCATAGTGACGGACGGCGGCAGGTAGATGCCCATGCCGACTGCGAGGACAGGCAGTGCGCGTTTGCCGCCGGACGATTTTTTCAACACCAAATCGACGACGATTAACACCGCGCCGATCGCGATACCGGTGAAGATGTACGCCCATTCAAGGTTGTGGGCGAAAATACCCGACGCGATGGTCGTCATCAAAGTCGCTTGCGGAGCCGCCAAAGCCTGCGCCGCGTCCATGCCTTCGCGCGGCATTGCGCCGGTAAAGCCATAAGCTTCGTAGAGCAGTTCCAACACGGGCGAGATGACGAATGCGCCGACGATACAGCCGATAATCAACGCAATCTGTTGTCTCCAAGGCGTTGCTTTGAGCAGGTAGCCGGTTTTCAAGTCTTGCAGGTTATCGTTGGAAATCGAAGCCACACAAATCACTGCCGAGCCGCAGAACAAGGTCAGAGCCAGCAAGAATTTGCGGTTGGCTTCATCCGCCATCAAGCTGCCGGATTCTCCCACGACCAACAACACCAGCGAAATGATGACGATGGAAACCATGCCCACACCGGAAATCGGGCTGGAAGACGAGCCGACCAAACCAGTCATATAACCGCAGGCGGCGGCGACCAAAAAGCCGATGACGGAAGCTAAAAGCGTACAAACGACCACCAAAAGCCAAGCCATGCCGCCCGTAATGTGCGAATCGCCGATAAAGTGATAAAACGATACGCCCAAAATCAGCATCATGGACAATACCCAAAAAATCATGGCTTTAGGTGACAAATCCTGTTCGGCGCGTTCCGCAGCGGGCGCGCCGCCGCCGAAACTCTTGAACGACATTTTCAGACCCTCGAGCATCGGCTTGAGCAGCATCAAAAGCGTCCAAACCGCCGCGATACCGATGGTACCCGCGCCGATAAAGCGTACTTTTTCCTTCCACAGCTTCATCGCAAACGCCGCCATTTCCATATCGGCAGGCTGCGGAATGTGCGATGAAAAATACGGCACGGCAATACCCCAAGCAATCGAAATGCCCAACAGGATGGCAATGCCGCCCGTCAGCCCGACCAAGTAGCCCGCGCCCAACAATGCCAGCGAAAAGCCCATCGGCAGTTGGAAAATCGCCGTGCCGCTTTTAAACCAATAACTCGCACTGTCGGCAATCACGCGCAAACCGTTGGAACAAAAACTCATAAAGCCCGCCAACGCGCCGCCAGCCGCCAGCTCTTTAATGCCGCTGCCGCCCTGACGGCCTTCCTCTTCCTCGTGGCTGCCGACTTTCAAAATCTCCGCCGCCGCCACACCTTCGGGATAAGGCAACTCGCTTTTCACCACCATCGCGTAACGCAGCGGAATGGTGAAAATCACCCCCAAAATCCCGCCGGCAATACATAAAAGCGTCGTCTGCCAAAACGGGAAACCGCTCCAGTAGCCCGCCATCAGCAAACCGGGCAGGACGAAGATGATGGTCGAAAGCGTACCCGCCGCCGAAGCCTGCGTCTGCACCATATTGTTTTCCAAAATATTGCTGCCTTTGCAAAACTTCAAAACCGCCATCGAAATCACCGCCGCCGGAATCGACGAAGCAAAGGTCAGACCGACCTTCAAGCCGAGGTAAACGTTCGACGCGGTAAAGATCACGGTAATCAGCGCACCGAGTATCATGCCCCGAAGCGTCAGCTCGCGGTAATCCGCGTAAGGATCGTGGGTGGATTGTGTCATCGTGGATAGCCTTTCGGTTGATAAAAAACACGACGGCAGGCTCGAACCGGCTGCCGAATCTGCCTTTATGTTGTTGCGGCAGCAAGGAAATGTCAAGTTAGACAAAGAATGTGCAAAGAAAGCGGAAAAGTATAGTGGATTAAAATTGCAATGATACGGCGTTGCCAACGCCCTTATGTACTACCCGTACACGGCGGGCGTTGCCGCCTTGTCTCATTTTTATTTTAATCCACTATAAAAGGTCGTCTGAAACCGGTGTCCGCATTTTCAGACGACCTTAACGGTTCAAATCGCCTCACCCAACTCTGAAAAAACCTCCGAATCTCACCATTTATAGTGGATTAAATTTAAATCAGGACAAGGCGACGAAGCCGCAGACAGTACAGATAGTACGGAACCGATTCACTTGGTGCTTCAGCACCTTAGAGAATCGTTCTCTTTGAGCTAAGGCGAGGCAACGCCTTACTGGTTTAAAGTTAATCCACTATATTCCTTCAATGACCGACCGTCCTTATATAAAAAAATCCGTTCCTCCCGTTGACGGATCGTTCAGATTCGGAGCCTGCTCCAGATTTCAGACGACCTGTTGTCGCTTTTACGCCACTTCAAACAACTTTAAAGATAACGTCATTTCATGACAAAACCTTGCAATCGGCTTGCAATCGCGTTCCAGCCGTGATTTCAACCTGATAGATACAGGAAATTTCACTTCAGACGGCCCAAACGGATTGAATAGCCAAGATTTACACGGTAAACTTATACAATTAAAAAATTTTATGATTTACTCACTATTATGAAACCCGCCTTCGACATAAAGTCAGCCCGGCTTGACGTGCTGGCTATTCACCTGCATACCGCAGACTTGACCGAGCTGGAAGAATTTTTGCGCCAACGCGCCGGTCAATACCAAGAATTGGATGTCGTCCCCTTCGTTTTGGATGTGCAGGATTTTGACCATCCCGAGTCATTGGACATCGGTTCCATGATTTCCCTTTTCGCCCGTTACGGCATGCAGATTCTGGGGCTGCGCCACGAAAGCGAATATTGGGCATCCTTCGCAGCACGTTACCATTTGGTTTTCAGCCGTAGCGACAAATCCGAGCCGCAACAGCCCAAAATCAACCAAGAGCCCGCACCCGTTCAGGCAACGGTCATCAGCAACCCGACCGTCCTCATCAGCACCCCCGTCCGCACCGGACAACAGGTTTACGCGGAAAACGGCGACCTTATCGTGACCGGCATCGTCAGCCAAGGTGCGGAACTCATTGCCGACGGAAACATTCATATTTATGCGCCCATGCGCGGCAGGGCTCTGGCAGGCGCGAAAGGCAATACCAACGCGCGCATCTTCATCCACTCCATGCAGGCGGAACTGGTCTCCGTAGCGGGTATTTACCGCAATTTCGAACAAGACCTGCCCGACCACCTGCACAAAAAAGCCGTACAGGTTTCATTGCAAGACAACCGCCTGGTTATCAGCGCAATCGACACAGATTAACCATTCCAAGCATTTGATAAAGGAAACATCGTGACAAAAATCATCGTAGTAACTTCAGGCAAAGGCGGCGTAGGCAAAACCACGACCAGCGCCAGTATCGCAACCGGACTGGCTCTGCGCGGCCACAAAACAGCCGTCATCGACTTTGACGTCGGCTTGCGCAACCTCGACTTGATTATGGGTTGCGAACGACGCGTCGTTTACGACCTGGTTAACGTTATCCAAGGCGAAGCCACGCTCACCCAGGCCCTGATTAAAGACAAAAACTGCGAAAACCTCTTCATTCTGCCTGCATCGCAAACCCGCGACAAAGACGCGCTGACCCGTGAAGGCGTTGAGAAAGTCATGCAAGAATTGAGCAGTGACAAAATGGGATTCGAATACATCATCTGCGACTCCCCCGCCGGTATCGAACAAGGCGCATTGATGGCGCTCTACTTCGCCGACGAAGCCATCGTCACCACCAACCCCGAAGTATCCAGTGTCCGCGACTCCGACCGCATCTTGGGCATCCTGCAAAGCAAATCCCGCAAAGCCGAACAAGGCGGCACGGTCAAAGAACACCTGCTGATTACCCGCTACTCGCCCGAGCGCGTCAACAAAGGCGAAATGCTGTCCGTACAAGATATTTGCGACATCTTGCGCATCCCGCTTATCGGCGTCATTCCCGAATCGCAAAACGTCCTGCAAGCGTCCAATGCCGGCGAACCCGTCATCCACCAAGACAGCGCAACTGCCGCAGAAGCCTACAAAGACGTTATCGCGCGCCTCTTGGGTGAAAACCGTGAAATGCGTTTCCTCGAAGCCGAGAAAAAAGGCTTCTTCAAACGGCTGTTCGGAGGCTAAGTCATGTCATTAATGGATATGTTGTTCGGCAGAAAACCGAAAACCGCCGCCGTTGCACGCGACCGCCTGCAAATCATCATTGCCCAAGAGCGCGCGCAAGAAGGTCAAGCGCCCGACTACCTGCCGACCCTGCGCAAAGAATTGCTGGAAGTATTGTCCAAATACGTCAACGTTTCCCTGGACGACATCCGCATTTCCCAAGAAAAGCAGGACGGTATGGACGTTCTCGAATTGAACATCACCCTGCCTGAACAAAAAACGGAACAGAAAAAGGCTTAACACATGACCTTGACCGAATTGCGTTACATCGTAGCCGTCGCGCAGGAACGTCATTTCGGACGTGCCGCGCGCCGCTGCTTTGTCAGCCAGCCCACCCTTTCCATCGCCATCAAAAAGCTGGAAGAAGAGCTGTCGGTATCCCTGTTTGACCGCAGCAGCAACGACATCATCACCACCGAAGCGGGCGAGCGCATCGTTGCCCAAGCCCGCCGCGTGTTGGAAGAAGCCGAGCTGATCAAGCACCTTGCCAGCGAAGAGCAAAACGAGTTGGAAGGCGCATTCAAACTCGGTCTGATTTTTACCGTCGCCCCCTACCTTCTGCCCAAGCTCATCATTTCCCTGCGCGAAACCGCGCCGAAAATGCCCCTGATGCTTGAAGAAAACTACACGCACATCCTGACCGAATCGCTCAAGCGCGGCGACGTCGATGCCATCGTAGTCGCAGAACCCTTCCAAGAGCCTGGCATCGTCACCGAGCCGCTGTATGACGAGCCTTTTTTCGTCATCGTCCCCAAAGGACACCATTTCGAAGAACTCGATGCCGTTACGCCGCAGATGTTGAGCGAAGAACAGGTCTTGTTGCTGACGGAAGGCAACTGTATGCGCGATCAGGTCTTATCAAGCTGCTCCGAGCTTGCCGCCAAGCAGAAAATCCAAGGTCTGACCAACACCCTGCAAGGCAGCTCCATCAACACCATCCGCCACATGGTTGCCAGCGGTCTCGCCATCAGCGTCATGCCCGCTACTGCACTGACCGAAAACGACCATTTGCTGTTCAGCATCATCCCGTTTTCAGGCTCCGTCCCGCACCGCCGCGTCGTTTTGGCATACCGTCGGAACTTCGTCCGCCCCAAAGCATTGACTGCCTTACGGACCGCCATCCTTAATTCCCATCTTCACGGCGTTACTTTTGTCCAAGAGTAAAGCGCATTGAATACCGGGCATCGATGAAATCATGCACAGGGCTTTCAATCGTGATGATATTCAACAAGCCGCCGATTTTTTCGGCGGCTTGTTTTTTGTGTCTCAGCAGATGGATAAGCCAGAAATCGTGTAGAACGTTCGATCAGATAAACTTGTGCTTTAATGCCTTAAAACATGATTCTCTTTGAACTCGAACATGACAAAGCTTCAACAGTTTCCAATCAATAAGCCAGCCATCTAATACAAAACGTCGTCTGAAAACCCCAGATACAGTTTTCAGACGACGTTTTATTTTTAATTGCCTTAAATCTCGCTACCGCCGACGGTCAGTCCCGAATCAATCCGCAGGGTCGGTTGTCCGACGCCAACAGGAACGCTTTGCCCGTCTTTACCGCACACGCCGACACCGCTGTCCAACGCAGTATCGTTACCTATCATGGAGACGTGTTTCAAAACTTCGGGGCCGTTGCCGATGATGGTCGCGCCTTTGACAGGATATTGCAGTTTGCCGCCTTCGACCCACCATGCTTCGGATGCGCTGAAGACGAATTTGCCGCTGGTGATGTCCACCTGTCCGCCGCCGAAATTGACGGCGTAAATGCCTTTATCGATGGACGCGATGATTTCGTCGGGTTCGTAGCTGCCGTTTTCCATAAAGGTATTGGTCATGCGCGGCATAGGGGCGGAGGCGTAGCTTTCGCGGCGGCCGTTGCCGGTGGATTGCGTACCCATCAGGCGGGCGTTGGTTTCGTCCTGCATATAGCCGACCAAGATGCCGTCTTCAATCAATACGGTGCGGCGTGTTTCATTGCCTTCGTCGTCGATATTGAGCGAACCGCGCCTGTCGGCAATGTCACCCTGATCAACGACGGTAACGCCTTTGGCGGCAACGCGCTCACCGATTCTGCCTGAAAAGACACTGGTTTCTTTGCGGTTGAAATCGCCTTCCAAGCCGTGTCCGACGGCTTCATGCAGCAACACGCCCGGCCAGCCGTTGCCCAAGACAACGGTCATTTCGCCTGCGGGCGCAGGGCGGGATTCGAGATTAATCAGGGCTTGTTTGACAGCGGAATCGACAAACTGCCGCACCAAAGTTTCATCAAAATAAGCCAAGTCGTAGCGTCCGCCGCCGCCCGCGCTGCCCTGTTCGCGTCGGTCGCCCTGTTTGGCGATGACGGTAACGTTCAGGCGCACCATCGGACGGATGTCGGCGGCGTGCCTGCCGTCGAGGCGGGCGATGTAAATCATGTCATATTCGCAAGTCAGCCCCGCCATCACTTGCACAATGCGCGGATCGGCGGCTTTGGCAAGCGTTTCCACTTTGTTCAATAAGGCAACTTTGGCGGCGGAATCGAGACCGATAATGGGATTCAGCACCGCATGGACGGATTTGCCGTATGCGGCGGACGGCACTTTGACAGAAGCTTCGCCGCCTGCCGCGCCGATGACGCGGACGGCTTGGGCGGAACGGTTGATCGAATCGATACACAAACTGTCCGCATAGGCAAAAGCAGTTTTTTCGCCTGAAACAGCGCGCACGCCCACCCCCTGATCGATTTGGAAGCTGCCCGATTTGACGATGCCCTCTTCCAAATGCCAGCTTTCAAAAGCAGTGCGCTGGCAATAGATGTCGGCGTAATCGACGTGATGCGCGCCGATGATGCTCAGGCTTTTGGCGAGCAGCTCAGGGGAAAGGTGATTGGCTTCGAGCAAATCGCGCTGTACGGTAGCGTAAGTTGAGTGCATGGTTTTCAGACGACCTTCAAGGCTAGGGAAACTTGGGGCTTGATTATACGGCATTTATTCTCGTTCTAGTCGAATAGATAAAAAGCGCAATCAAGTTTCCGTACTGACCTGACAGGCGGCGGACTAAGCTGCATCATGCCTTACGGTTTTCTTGAGATTGAACCGGAACACTTGGACCGCTTATGGCAGATTTCGCGGGCAAAGTCCACGCTACGGATTGCTTCAACGGTAACTTATCCCATCCCCCGTCTGGCGGGGGAAGGTTAGGATGGGGTGGCTTTGTGAGTTTAAATATAGTGGATTAACTTTAAACCAGTACAGCGTTACCTCGCCTTGCCGTACTATCTGTACTGTCTGCGGCTTCGTCGCCTTGTCCTGATTTAAATTTAATCCACTATAAAATCAAATTCGTTTGCCCCGTAGAACCCCCCTCTCCCCGACCCTCTCCCGCCGGACGGGAGAGGGGAGCAAGTTACAGATAAAAACGAGGTCGTCTGAAAACTTGAAAGTCGAGTTTTCAGACGACCTTTTATTTAATCCACGCCAGTTTGTAGCGTGGGCTTTGCCCACGAAATCTATCTTCTGACAATCTGAATTGGATGATCACGTTTTCACTCATATCGTGGGCAAAGCCGACGCTACGGTTTACTGCAACGGCAACTTATCCCTCCCCCCGTCCGGCGGGAGAAGGTTAGGATGGGGGTGGTTCTATGGCTTTAGGTAAAATCAAATATGCTTAAGGTCGTCTGAATCGGCTGCCTGCACATTCCATCCTATTCATTTGCATGAATAATCGGCTTGCCCTAGCCCGTTAAATCATGTTAGGTTATGATGTTTCTTTTTAATATGTGAACGGATGGTCTGAGGGTCGTCTGAAACGGAGAAAAGGCATGAATGCCGTAGTGGTTGCAGTAATCGTTATGCTCGTGTTGTCGCTATCGCGGGTACACGTCGTATTGAGCCTGACTGTCGGTGCGTTCGTCGGCGGCCTGGTGGCGGGAATGCCGCTGGAAAACATCGTGGATACGGCGGGCAATGTAACGCAGTCGGGGATTATTCCCGTGTTTAACGAAGGCTTGAAGGGCGGCGCGCGGATTTCTTTGTCTTATGCGATGCTCGGTGCGTTTGCGATGGCGATTACCTATTCGGGGCTGCCGCAGCAGCTTGCGGGCGGCATTATCCGCAAACTCAACAACAGTCAGGATGCCGCGAAAGGCGAAAGTTCGGTGAAATGGACGCTGCTGCTGATTATTTTGGCGATGGGCATCATGAGTCAAAACGTCGTGCCTATCCATATCGCGTTTATTCCGATGATTATTCCGCCGCTTTTGCTGGTGTTTAACCGTTTGAAAGTCGACCGCCGCCTGGTGGCGTGTGTGATTACGTTCGGTTTGGTGACGACTTATATGTTCCTGCCTTACGGCTTCGGTACGATTTTCTTGAACGACATCCTCTTGGGCAACATCAAATCTGCGGGCATGGATGTAAAAGACATCAGTGTCATGCACGCGATGGCGATTCCTGCGCTGGGTATGGTGGCGGGGCTGCTGGCGGCGTTTGTCCACTACCGCAAATCACGCATTTATCAAACCAATACTGTCGATACGGAAGACAACCGCGAAGCATCCGAACAGCCCCAGCCTTCGGCTTACCGCAGTCTGGTGGCGGCAATCGCGATCGGTGTGTGTTTTGCGATTCAGTTGATGTATAAAGATTCGCTGGTGTTGGGCGCGATGTTGGGTTTTGCCGTCTTCATGATGCTCGGTGTGATGAACCGCAATGCTGCCAGTGATGTGTTCGGCGAAGGCATCAAAATGATGGCGATGGTCGGTTTCATCATGATTGCGGCGCAAGGTTTTGCGGCAGTCATGACCGCGACAGGCGAAATCAAACCGCTGGTCGAACACAGTATGCAGCTTTTCGGCGGCAATAAAGGCATGGCGGCATTTGCCATGTTGTTTGTCGGATTGTTGGTCACCATGGGTATCGGCTCTTCTTTCTCCACCTTGCCGATTATTACCGCGATTTATGTGCCACTGTGTATCAGCCTCGGCTTCTCGCCGCTGGCAACCGTCGCCATCGTCGGTACGGCAGGTGCATTGGGCGACGCCGGTTCGCCCGCGTCCGACTCGACGCTCGGCCCGACCATGGGTTTGAACGCCGACGGGCAACACGACCACATCCGCGACTCTGTCATCCCAACCTTTATCCACTACAATATCCCGCTGATGATTGCGGGCTGGATTGCCGCGATGGTGCTGTAAATGAGCGAAATGGACGAATTGGAACACCGCATCACCGAGCTGGAAATCCAAACCGCGCTTCAGGAAGACTTAATCGGCAGCCTGAACGATACGGTGGCGAAAATGCAGCAGACGCTGGATTTACAGCAGGCGCAGTTAAGGCTGCTTTATCAGAAAATGCAGGACAAAGGCGCAAACGGAGAGCGTGAACCTTACAGCCTGCGTGATGAAATTCCGCCGCATTATTGAAGCGGAAATATAGTGGATTAACTTTAAACCAGTACGGCGTTGCCTCGCCTTAGCTCAAAGAGAACGATTCTCTAAGGTGCTGAAGCACCAAGTGAATCGGTTCCGTACTATCTGTACTGTCTGCGGCTTCGTCGCCTTGTCCTGATTTAAATTTAATCCACTAAATGAAAGAAGGTCGTCTGAAAAATGGTTTTCAGACGACCTTCAAATTTTAAAACCCAAATTAAAATGACGAACCTTCCTGTTTCAAAAATTCCGCCTCTTCCTCCGTGCCTTCACGCCCCAATACGGCATTGCGGTGCGGATAGCGTCCGAAGCGGTCGATGATGACTTTGTGTTTGATTTCAAAATCCAATGCGTGTCCGTCGGTATAGCGTTCAAACAGAGGAACGGCTTGTTCGTGGACAACTTGGCTTTCGCTGTGCATCAACGGCATGAGCATGAAATGGCGTTCGTGCGATAGGAGGTCGGCGAAACTGGGCTGACGGACGGCTTCTTGGGCAAGGATGAGAGCGGCCAAATCTTGGGCAAATGCTTGGGAGCTGTTGCGAAACAGGTTGCGCGAGAATTGGTCGAGCAGGATGATTTCGGCGAGCCTGCCTTGCAGGGTGTCGCGCCAGTGTGCAAGCTCGCCACGGGCCGCCTGTTGCCAGACATCAAAAAATCGCGCGCGAATCTTGGCATCGAATTCATCGTTTTTGGCAAACAGAAAAGGACGGTTTTCTTCGGCAAACCAGAAGTCTAAGACGGTTTGGGGTGTCATGAACATTCCTTGCAATAGAAGATTATTAAGTACAAGGTCGTCTGAAAAATGAACTGGCCCCCAAATCTTGGACACTCATAAAAGCCTATTCAGGCGCTCTGTGCAAGCTGGGTTCTGTATGCGACAGGACTCAGCTTTTTCAATTTCAAACTGCAACGCTCCCGGTTGTAGTAATCCATATAGTCATCTATCTGCTTCATCAATTCATCTACCGTCAATTCACCTGCGTTATAGAAACACTCCGTCTTTAACACCGCAAAGAAGCTTTCCATCGGCGCATTGTCCCAACAGTTCGCCTTTCGCGACATGCTTTGAACCATGGAATACTCCGCAAGCAATTCCCTATACCCCGCCGTACGGTACAGCACACCTTGGTCCGAATGAAGCATCGTTCCTTTAGCAGTCAGACGGGGGGCGGCTTTTTCGAGCATTTCCTTCACCATTTCGCTGTCGGCTCTGCGGCTCATGGCGTAGGCGACGATCTCGCGGTTGAACAAGTCCAAGATTGGCGAGAGGTACAGTTTGCCGTCCTTCCCTTTGAGTTCGGTAACGTCGGTCAGCCATTTTTCGTTGGGCTTTCGGGCTTTGAACCGGCGTTTGAGGAGGTGTTCCGATATCTCGCCCATGGCGGGATGGCGGTAGGCTTTTTTCGCCCGTATGAGGGCTTTCAGTTCCATCTGCTTCATCAACCGCGCCACTTTTTTGCGGTTCCAACCCAATGCTGCGGCAATGCGCCTTTGTCCGTAGCGTCCTTTATGCCGCCGGTAGGTTTCGACAAGGAGGGCTTTGTCGGCTTCGTCGGGGTCGGGTCGGTCTTGGTGATGGTAGTAAAAGCTGCTTTTGGGCAGGTTTGCGATGTGCAGCAGGTATTTGAGCGGGTGTTGCGCCCTCAGTGTTTGGACGGTTTGGCTTTGTCCTTTTCGGTCTGTTTTTGGCTGAGGGCTTTTAACTCCTTTAGGTAGGCGACCTCTGCGCGCATATAGCACAACTCTTCGATAAGCTCTGCCTGTGTTTTTTCTTGGTCGGGTTTATCTGCGATGAAGGGGTTTTTGCGGTGTTGGGTCATGGTTTTGGATTGGGGATGTTCGAGTGCGCCGATACCGCCTTCTTGATAGGCGCGTATCCATCGTCTCAGGTGGGTTCGGGAAATGCCGTAGTGGTCTGCGGTACGTTGTTGGCTGCGTATATGCAGGTAGTGGAGTACGGCTTGGTATTTGAAGTGT
Protein-coding sequences here:
- a CDS encoding OPT family oligopeptide transporter is translated as MTQSTHDPYADYRELTLRGMILGALITVIFTASNVYLGLKVGLTFASSIPAAVISMAVLKFCKGSNILENNMVQTQASAAGTLSTIIFVLPGLLMAGYWSGFPFWQTTLLCIAGGILGVIFTIPLRYAMVVKSELPYPEGVAAAEILKVGSHEEEEGRQGGSGIKELAAGGALAGFMSFCSNGLRVIADSASYWFKSGTAIFQLPMGFSLALLGAGYLVGLTGGIAILLGISIAWGIAVPYFSSHIPQPADMEMAAFAMKLWKEKVRFIGAGTIGIAAVWTLLMLLKPMLEGLKMSFKSFGGGAPAAERAEQDLSPKAMIFWVLSMMLILGVSFYHFIGDSHITGGMAWLLVVVCTLLASVIGFLVAAACGYMTGLVGSSSSPISGVGMVSIVIISLVLLVVGESGSLMADEANRKFLLALTLFCGSAVICVASISNDNLQDLKTGYLLKATPWRQQIALIIGCIVGAFVISPVLELLYEAYGFTGAMPREGMDAAQALAAPQATLMTTIASGIFAHNLEWAYIFTGIAIGAVLIVVDLVLKKSSGGKRALPVLAVGMGIYLPPSVTMPIVIGAVLAAVLKHIIGKKAENREGRLKNAERIGTLFSAGLIVGESLVGVVMAFIIAFSVTNGGSDAPLALGLENWETTASWLGLAFFITGMVFFAQRVLKAGRVK
- the minC gene encoding septum site-determining protein MinC — its product is MKPAFDIKSARLDVLAIHLHTADLTELEEFLRQRAGQYQELDVVPFVLDVQDFDHPESLDIGSMISLFARYGMQILGLRHESEYWASFAARYHLVFSRSDKSEPQQPKINQEPAPVQATVISNPTVLISTPVRTGQQVYAENGDLIVTGIVSQGAELIADGNIHIYAPMRGRALAGAKGNTNARIFIHSMQAELVSVAGIYRNFEQDLPDHLHKKAVQVSLQDNRLVISAIDTD
- the minD gene encoding septum site-determining protein MinD, whose amino-acid sequence is MTKIIVVTSGKGGVGKTTTSASIATGLALRGHKTAVIDFDVGLRNLDLIMGCERRVVYDLVNVIQGEATLTQALIKDKNCENLFILPASQTRDKDALTREGVEKVMQELSSDKMGFEYIICDSPAGIEQGALMALYFADEAIVTTNPEVSSVRDSDRILGILQSKSRKAEQGGTVKEHLLITRYSPERVNKGEMLSVQDICDILRIPLIGVIPESQNVLQASNAGEPVIHQDSATAAEAYKDVIARLLGENREMRFLEAEKKGFFKRLFGG
- the minE gene encoding cell division topological specificity factor MinE; its protein translation is MSLMDMLFGRKPKTAAVARDRLQIIIAQERAQEGQAPDYLPTLRKELLEVLSKYVNVSLDDIRISQEKQDGMDVLELNITLPEQKTEQKKA
- a CDS encoding hydrogen peroxide-inducible genes activator; this translates as MTLTELRYIVAVAQERHFGRAARRCFVSQPTLSIAIKKLEEELSVSLFDRSSNDIITTEAGERIVAQARRVLEEAELIKHLASEEQNELEGAFKLGLIFTVAPYLLPKLIISLRETAPKMPLMLEENYTHILTESLKRGDVDAIVVAEPFQEPGIVTEPLYDEPFFVIVPKGHHFEELDAVTPQMLSEEQVLLLTEGNCMRDQVLSSCSELAAKQKIQGLTNTLQGSSINTIRHMVASGLAISVMPATALTENDHLLFSIIPFSGSVPHRRVVLAYRRNFVRPKALTALRTAILNSHLHGVTFVQE